In a single window of the Gossypium hirsutum isolate 1008001.06 chromosome D02, Gossypium_hirsutum_v2.1, whole genome shotgun sequence genome:
- the LOC107908446 gene encoding (R)-mandelonitrile lyase-like — translation MEAIKFQNTVHHDRILIAFIFLFVDLSLCSPSQTQGELPYITSDVKEVAGKSFDYIVVGGGTAGCPLAATLSEKFSVLLVERGGSPYGNPWVMEKRYYGFSLIQTDEFSSVAQDFKSADGVRNCRGRVLGGSSAINGGFYSRASEDFIDKVGWDKELVKDAYTWVESKIVSIPELTPWQTVVEFGLLEAGILPYNGYSLEHIEGTKIGGSIFDVWGIRHTSADLLKAANPKNIVVALNATVKNIIFEGNGNASERTVKGIRFIKSDGTTDQTYEAYLNQPKNCTSNGDVILSAGALGSPQILLSSGIGHREHFKKFSIPHVVNLKGVGKKMKDNPSIAVLVDTNPQNRLPDPPQVSGIAKDLKFIIEGGIIPTGFNATRMPIAAKIAFPVSEGELKLSSTDPRQNPSVKFNYLADENDLDDCANMVHLLERVAKSESIAFYLGVKPQNNLMTSTDGQRKFCKANVRTYYHYHGGCTVGSVVDNDYKVYGVKGLRVVDGSTFLESPGTNPMATLLMLGRYQGVKILREREHV, via the exons ATGGAAGCAATTAAGTTCCAAAACACTGTTCACCATGACAGGATTCTCATAGCATTTATCTTCTTGTTTGTTGACCTGTCTTTATGTTCTCCCTCTCAGACTCAAG GAGAACTTCCTTACATCACCTCTGATGTGAAAGAGGTGGCAGGTAAATCCTTTGATTACATTGTTGTAGGAGGAGGCACTGCTGGGTGCCCCCTGGCAGCAACCCTTTCCGAGAAATTCTCGGTCCTATTGGTAGAACGAGGTGGATCACCTTATGGCAATCCCTGGGTGATGGAGAAAAGATATTATGGTTTCTCATTGATTCAAACAGATGAATTTTCATCAGTAGCACAAGACTTCAAGTCAGCTGATGGTGTTAGGAACTGTAGAGGACGAGTACTGGGTGGATCTTCAGCTATAAATGGAGGATTCTATAGTCGAGCTAGTGAGGATTTTATCGACAAGGTTGGCTGGGATAAGGAATTGGTTAAGGATGCTTATACCTGGGTGGAATCTAAAATAGTCTCTATACCTGAATTAACACCATGGCAGACTGTTGTGGAATTTGGCCTTCTTGAAGCTGGGATTTTACCTTATAATGGCTATAGTTTAGAACATATCGAAGGAACAAAGATTGGTGGAagtatatttgatgtatggggcatAAGACATACCTCAGCCGATCTTCTGAAGGCTGCAAATCCCAAAAATATTGTAGTTGCTCTCAATGCAACAGTGAAAAACATCATCTTCGAGGGCAACG GCAATGCAAGTGAGAGGACAGTGAAGGGCATAAGGTTCATAAAGAGTGATGGCACCACGGATCAAACATATGAAGCCTATCTGAATCAACCCAAGAATTGTACTTCAAATGGCGATGTGATATTGTCAGCCGGGGCATTAGGTAGCCCTCAAATTCTATTGTCAAGTGGCATTGGACACCGTGAACACTTCAAGAAGTTCAGCATCCCACATGTGGTAAACTTGAAAGGAGTagggaaaaaaatgaaagataaTCCTAGTATTGCTGTTTTGGTGGACACAAATCCACAAAATCGACTACCAGACCCCCCTCAAGTTTCAGGGATTGCAAAAGACCTCAAGTTCATAATTGAAGGAGGTATTATACCGACAGGCTTCAATGCAACGAGAATGCCAATAGCTGCCAAGATTGCATTCCCTGTATCGGAAGGTGAACTTAAATTAAGCAGTACTGACCCAAGGCAAAACCCTTCAGTGAAATTCAACTATCTAGCAGACGAAAACGACTTGGACGACTGTGCAAATATGGTACATTTGCTTGAACGAGTAGCCAAGTCTGAATCAATTGCATTTTACCTTGGTGTTAAACCTCAAAATAACTTGATGACTAGCACTGATGGGCAAAGGAAATTCTGCAAAGCGAATGTGAGGACCTACTACCATTACCATGGAGGTTGCACGGTTGGATCGGTAGTGGACAATGATTATAAGGTTTATGGAGTTAAAGGGTTGAGAGTTGTAGATGGGTCAACTTTTCTGGAATCACCAGGAACAAATCCAATGGCCACCCTCCTAATGTTAGGGAGATATCAGGGGGTCAAAATCTTGAGAGAAAGGGAACATGTTTGA